One genomic region from Bactrocera tryoni isolate S06 chromosome 3, CSIRO_BtryS06_freeze2, whole genome shotgun sequence encodes:
- the LOC120771581 gene encoding putative sodium-coupled neutral amino acid transporter 10 isoform X1 has translation MLAYSGHIMTLANSIIGVGILAMPFCFQKCGIVLSVLLLIISNWITRICCHYLIKSSLLTRRRSFEFLGFHAFGSSGKLLAELCIIGYLFGTSITYFVVMGDLGPQIVTKMFSLNSADFPHLRTWVMIAVTVFCILPLAMLKNVDSLSTVCAASIGFYVCLVVKIVLESEAHIVTHDWVEKVEYWRPAGILQCLPIFSMALSCQMQLFEVFESINNQSVEKLNGIVRNATWICTFVYIAVGFFGYVAFCTQTFSGNILMNFSPSFGSDVIKVGFVLSVAFSFPLVIFPCRASIYSLLYRKGHTDNSGYIPETRFKVITTCLVGCALCIALMIPSVELVIGLVGSTIGVAICIMFPAFCFRKIVKKDSTERSLAQFIFISGFCLMILGTFANLNAIDEQRSGAHLHVVNELENTNLLRPTDKIALDSAVAQPQIDKLRVEKTLVDLQLKDNNLEPEAKKKSEYLMSATPVQTISQPAAVVINKNAELPKANAIAEKPENTLNAKPLKPEAPLIVEALMPKDEAAEVGESIKQPVAEEAPSELKPLQQNPLPHEAVAAQQPNMETLPKLEEQNAPENQQPQTIDKDAIKKDEEIAAEELKNGQKLAKSNNDVELKETRKELKKTKELLERTVDQLKHELAKQNEETQNMVAETLEKVVQKVEQIEKKVQHNAPAEAQAPAPAPEPVPEPENKELSDSSPQQAAVNAPQESIVAPKQEEEPAKMPNVSNRLDERPSLLSILSEQQADVREPQHVYEPLSYKTGELIEKAKNGSHLETRLPLPLAVLFNASSLNTNNKSNNVQTRDVGDKYPLNATQHTADNANATINLKTDNATQLKANETASAGVAPPSSDKEKENVEAIRREILQLKSEQLKEFPTFGVTDTDIDIIAANAEHIRRKRANTPNFAEIDTKMQSNNCLTTPKVDQMLAQSGISNAINLKSQTFGRELRSVREENESQL, from the exons ATGTTGGCTTATTCGGGGCATATAATGACACTAGCCAATAGTATTATTGGCGTGGGAATACTAGCCATGCCATTTTGTTTCCAAAAA TGCGGCATTGTGCTCTCTGTTCTCTTGCTCATCATCAGCAACTGGATTACCCGCATATGTTGCCATTATCTAATAAAGTCCTCACTGTTGACACGTCGCAGAAGTTTCGAGTTTTTGG GCTTTCATGCGTTCGGCTCATCGGGCAAACTGCTTGCGGAGTTATGTATTATCGGTTATCTTTTCGGTACGTCCATCACATACTTCGTGGTGATGGGTGATTTAGGACCGCAAAtcgttacaaaaatgttttcactTAACTCGGCGGATTTTCCACACCTACGCACGTGGGTGATGATAGCTGTAACCGTTTTCTGCATATTGCCCTTGGCAATGTTGAAAAATGTTGATAGCCTTTCAACAGTATGTGCTGCATCGATTGGATTTTACGTCTGTTTGGTCGTGAAGATTGTACTGGAATCCGAGGCACATATTGTAACACATGATTGGGTGGAGAAAGTGGAGTATTGGCGACCTGCAGGTATTTTACAATGCTTACCGATCTTCAGTATGGCGCTGTCATGTCAAAT GCAACTTTTTGAAGTGTTCGAGAGCATCAATaaccaaagcgtggaaaaattgAATGGGATTGTACGTAACGCCACTTGGATTTGCACTTTTGTGTATATAGCCGTCGGATTCTTTGGTTATGTCGCCTTTTGTACTCAAACCTTTTCGG GCAATATTTTGATGAACTTTTCACCCTCCTTTGGCAGCGATGTTATAAAAGTTGGATTTGTGCTTTCGGTTGCATTCAGTTTTCCGCTCGTCATATTCCCCTGCCGTGCCAGTATTTACTCGCTACTCTATCGCAAG GGCCACACTGATAACAGTGGTTATATACCAGAGACTCGCTTCAAAGTCATAACCACCTGTCTGGTGGGTTGTGCACTCTGCATTGCACTAATGATACCGTCCGTGGAGCTAGTTATCGGTTTGGTGGGCTCCACAATTGGCGTAGCGATTTGTATAATGTTTCCGgcattttgttttcgaaaaatcgtGAAAAAAGACTCGACAGAGCGTTCTTTGGCGCAGTTTATATTCATTAGCGGTTTTTGTCTCATGATTTTGGGCACGTTTGCCAATTTGAATGCCATCGATGAACAGCGTTCGGGTGCGCATTTACATGTAGTTAACGAATTGGAAAATACGAATTTATTGCGACCAACTGATAAAATAGCCTTGGACTCAGCGGTAGCACAACCGCAAATAGATAAACTGAGAGTGGAGAAAACACTTGTTGATTTGCAGTTAAAAGATAATAATTTAGAGCCGGAGGCAAAGAAAAAGTCTGAATATTTGATGAGTGCCACACCTGTGCAAACGATATCGCAGCCAGCGGCAgttgttattaataaaaacgCAGAATTACCGAAAGCAAATGCGATAGCTGAAAAACCTGAGAATACATTGAATGCAAAGCCACTTAAACCGGAGGCGCCACTTATAGTTGAGGCGTTAATGCCAAAAGACGAAGCTGCGGAAGTAGGCGAAAGCATAAAGCAACCAGTTGCAGAAGAAGCGCCGTCGGAACTGAAGCCGCTGCAGCAGAATCCGCTACCACATGAAGCGGTAGCGGCGCAACAACCAAATATGGAAACACTACCGAAGCTAGAAGAGCAAAATGCGCCGGAAAATCAGCAACCGCAAACAATAGATAAAGATGCTATCAAGAAGGATGAGGAAATTGCCGCTGAGGAGTTGAAAAATGGACAAAAGTTGGCGAAAAGCAACAATGATGTGGAACTCAAAGAGACGCGCAAAGAACTGAAAAAGACCAAAGAACTGTTGGAACGCACTGTGGATCAGTTGAAGCATGAACTGGCCAAACAGAATGAGGAGACGCAGAATATGGTGGCTGAGACGTTGGAGAAGGTGGTGCAAAAGGTGGAACAAATCGAAAAGAAGGTGCAGCATAATGCGCCTGCCGAAGCGCAAGCACCTGCGCCAGCGCCCGAGCCAGTGCCAGAGCCAGAGAATAAAGAACTCAGTGACTCGTCACCGCAGCAAGCGGCAGTTAATGCACCGCAAGAAAGCATAGTAGCGCCTAAACAAGAGGAAGAGCCAGCTAAAATGCCAAACGTATCAAATCGTCTGGACGAAAGACCATCGCTGCTGAGCATACTTTCAGAACAGCAAGCAGATGTGCGCGAACCGCAACATGTTTATGAACCGCTATCTTATAAAACCGGCGAACTTATTGAGAAGGCTAAAAATGGCAGTCATTTGGAAACGCGTTTGCCGTTACCTTTAGCCGTTTTATTCAATGCCTCGTCCTTGAACACCAACAACAAGTCAAATAATGTACAAACACGGGACGTGGGCGACAAATATCCCTTGAATGCCACACAACACACCGCCGATAATGCCAATGCTACCATTAATCTTAAGACTGATAATGCGACACAACTAAAAGCAAATGAAACAGCTTCCGCGGGTGTAGCTCCACCATCCAGTGACAAGGAGAAGGAAAACGTGGAGGCTATACGCCGCGAAATACTGCAATTAAAGTCCGAGCAACTGAAGGAATTTCCAACGTTTGGCGTAACGGACACTGACATCGACATAATAGCGGCGAATGCGGAGCATATAAGGCGCAAGCGTGCGAATACGCCCAACTTTGCGGAGATCGATACGAAAATGCAAAGCAATAATTGTTTAACAACACCCAAGGTTGACCAAATGCTGGCGCAGAGTGGCATAAGCAATGCGATAAATTTGAAATCGCAAACTTTTGGGCGTGAGTTGCGCTCCGTAAGAGAGGAGAATGAGTCGCAGCTTTAA
- the LOC120772049 gene encoding protein three rows — protein MSTEYEAAFGGTREMAVNAMQRVQQQLQTLKENGNKDSNRREMQLALSVLRAICTIAAKTEGKHYDVYCDTLVHVVGKHIQPSMSAKYWTMYLEHVRYLHHLVADKKNFTEAKRICDLVANYTSYLQSEGDYKVILGMYLQHLLCQHNHVRVNAPLAQEYIADIIEALKELFKRMLQCNKSENFTYPELIADFIQYLVPKRVSTVFNYLATLPANKTQMYDAFFTLLKEIRTTQPSKEELQAHCQRHLETLTVFFQLDVPDRLQQQLALRHLRACREMSVFATDKSSNYVFSLLYYLVKLVYGLPNPGEFKDIYKDLSQKLTSFFERYGEMLMQERWFTDVPVIIAVLLTHVQQHPTTPFSFFWQHMTSIECYISHYELILGCIRLAPRIAETKLLKFDCCTSARKHTIISFVISSLAAFSSYALAVDDPSAESEDLFISLRTQLLTLMRHGVSVLDSLACITPDSTELKLLYTCVVQLTLDMRTPAQKRLCITLAEFLLRIRHKFSIKDWTLLLRRLYKMTLESNETSLTLDLHVAHIASMLQESIWPDVTTLRTRIGHFHTASSHVTPGQCILQIAMESHNPFKVFLDTPQKHLLHWLETQQFLKYHKSCVQLQMTLMRCSPSMYGEVLVARGAGPLTTAVATRLQQLCKELEQKIDKTAGLTRLEQLCWAHINTALLHDALKVRKDSLAVEIKFQEDNIEDLWQRKELSTLTVTHEVKYVKQAETALEAFREFYEKADAKPILSNEVYIDWESIVEDLTSLALYLQLAGYLDVATEAWILHYRVTNLINDEYNSLRSLAYFCENSEYFLNSQNSIDLAVEVARKQNFLLNALQQLPTLIKRHQNHVLMCLCQMAHYYARIGHLNYAQVLLQYVHQVHAELPNQQGKYNVVLGTVDIVKFRILWKHLDSVAERRETQLSQRCLLREMEDTLERFRGDFFKLSNSELMSYTILLLSLIEQVAECAANRLCDHFVNSYFAGTFKLLLQSGSALRIIQMLAMWAWINLQMEYVQKAQIKVKLIEYILGEKTIEDLRQLSEARAVEKKLAVPNTYNTLELLHSGMEPLRKMIPLHASPTKMLKMQLSPSIQRENGLTRFLQIACNDTLQQYEILQWCCFMVGCLNARLYFLVDNHDKLEDFYETSQQWLETHQQNNFLRINFQNIQLLNLQHYVNYLRTHKKYEKALSCLQAGLQRYTSVKGNVDTVYHINFLLQLRATKKEMSMQKESKSQGGLRRALAFNVSPDLGDVTVLAKEVPAAVKTGKKLPTAAFKIYDSDESLNKHTPRRAVVRLPEVSKTKEKMLTLTARKAKKLLATETPAKNGAKSVKGSTQSLTARKLREIRAAANDSSSHSSNSTPDSDIDNILNRCQRIESVDLLDSDDASSKQSEALNIQTSASAILSKKCSATKASRHNENLSNICRKFESIDLAGDDEPTLVPNKSCTPKLKEAKKRKEQTPEVIAVSDDNTDTFKTPDSTFGKLTAPPKTTNAKGTTKKAPRAAPTKRRSKETNAKSASAEVSVSASSETTTLVPSEPQIQVVERIKVTEDKKSTTTKSRTRTKTEVRTLKVITMETEIKILSPTAQTASKAKEHASTNSTTRGRARATRKAPTSNNDENVAPPVTVSRTLSRRARQ, from the exons ATGTCGACCGAATATGAAGCGGCATTTGGGGGCACACGAGAAATGGCCGTCAACGCAATGCAGAGGGTTCAACAACAACTTCAAACTCTGAAAGAGAATGGGAATAAGGATTCCAATAGACGCGAAATGCAACTTGCATTATCAGTATTGCGTGCCATTTGTACTATTGCTGCGAAGACGGAAGGCAAACACTATGATGTCTACTGTGATACATTGGTGCATGTAGTGGGGAAGCATATTCAACCATCAATGAGTGCTAAATATTGGACAATGTACCTGGAACATGTTAGATATTTACATCATTTGGTTGCAGATAAG AAAAACTTTACTGAGGCTAAAAGAATATGTGACCTTGTTGCAAATTATACTAGTTATCTGCAGAGTGAAGGCGATTATAAAGTTATATTAGGCATGTACTTGCAACACTTACTTTGTCAACACAATCACGTACGCGTAAATGCCCCTCTTGCTCAGGAATATATCGCCGACATTATAGAGGCACTAAAAGAATTATTTAAGCGTATGCTGCAGTGtaacaaaagtgaaaattttacaTATCCGGAGTTAATAGCAGATTTCATACAATATCTGGTGCCAAAGCGAGTTTCCACAGTTTTTAATTATCTCGCCACACTTCCtgcaaataaaacacaaatgtaTGATGCTTTTTTCACGTTACTTAAGGAAATACGTACAACGCAACCATCAAAGGAAGAATTGCAAGCACATTGTCAACGACATTTAGAAACGCTTACTGTTTTCTTTCAGTTAGATGTGCCGGATAGACTACAGCAACAACTGGCTTTGCGACATTTGCGCGCATGCCGTGAAATGTCTGTGTTTGCTACTGACAAAAGTTCCAATTATGTATTTTCACTACTATATTATCTGGTGAAACTAGTTTATGGCTTACCGAATCCAGGCGAATTTAAGGATATATACAAAGATCTAAGTCAAAAGCTGACTTCTTTCTTTGAACGCTATGGGGAAATGTTAATGCAAGAGCGTTGGTTTACAGATGTGCCTGTTATAATAGCGGTACTTTTGACGCATGTACAGCAACACCCCACCACACCATTCTCATTTTTTTGGCAACACATGACCAGTATTGAATGTTATATATCGCATTACGAATTAATATTAGGCTGTATACGTTTAGCGCCACGTATTGCTGagacgaaattattaaaatttgattgcTGCACCAGCGCTAGAAAACATACAATAATTTCCTTTGTTATTAGTTCATTAGCTGCCTTTTCATCCTATGCCTTGGCTGTGGATGACCCATCAGCGGAAAGTGAAGATCTTTTTATCAGCTTACGTACGCAATTGCTGACGTTGATGCGCCATGGTGTCAGTGTGCTTGATTCTCTCGCTTGTATAACGCCTGATTCGACAGAATTGAAATTACTCTACACATGCGTCGTACAACTGACATTGGATATGCGCACGCCAGCACAAAAACGTCTTTGCATAACATTAGCTGAATTTCTCTTACGCATACGTCATAAATTCTCCATTAAAGATTGGACGCTGCTATTGCGCCGTCTATACAAAATGACGTTGGAATCAAACGAAACAAGTTTAACATTAGATCTACATGTCGCACACATTGCTTCCATGCTGCAGGAAAGTATTTGGCCCGACGTTACTACTTTGCGTACCCGCATTGGACACTTCCACACGGCCTCGTCACACGTGACGCCCGGACAATGCATCTTGCAAATAGCTATGGAAAGTCACAATCCATTTAAGGTATTTCTGGACACACCACAGAAGCACTTATTACATTGGTTAGAAACACAGCAGTTTCTTAAGTACCATAAGAGCTGTGTTCAACTTCAAATGACGCTAATGCGCTGTAGTCCTTCAATGTATGGTGAAGTGTTAGTGGCACGTGGTGCTGGTCCTCTAACGACCGCAGTAGCTACACGTTTGCAACAACTCTGTAAAGAATTGGAGCAGAAAATAGATAAAACCGCGGGTTTGACACGTTTGGAACAACTCTGCTGGGCACATATAAATACAGCGCTGCTGCATGATGCCTTGAAAGTTCGTAAAGACTCATTGGCAGTGGAAATAAAATTCCAAGAGGACAACATAGAGGATTTGTGGCAACGCAAAGAATTGTCAACGCTAACCGTGACACATGAAGTCAAATATGTAAAGCAAGCTGAAACGGCTTTGGAAGCCTTTCGCGAATTCTATGAAAAA GCTGACGCTAAACCGATACTCAGCAATGAGGTGTACATCGATTGGGAGTCCATCGTAGAAGACTTAACCTCACTTGCGTTGTATTTGCAATTGGCAGGCTATTTGGATGTCGCAACGGAAGCTTGGATTCTACACTATCGGgtgacaaatttaattaacGATGAATACAATTCCTTACGTAGTCTTGCCTATTTCTGTGAAAACAGCGAATACTTTCTAAATTCACAAAATAGCATAGACTTGGCTGTAGAAGTGGCACGCAAGCAAAATTTCTTATTAAACGCCTTACAACAGTTGCCGACGCTTATTAAACGCCACCAAAACCATGTGCTTATGTGCCTGTGCCAAATGGCACACTATTATGCACGAATCGGTCATCTCAACTATGCACAAGTCCTATTGCAGTATGTTCATCAGGTGCACGCCGAGTTGCCGAATCAGCAGGGCAAATATAATGTGGTGCTTGGCACAGTCGATATTGTCAAATTTCGTATTTTATGGAAGCATTTGGATAGTGTAGCAGAACGACGAGAAACTCAACTCTCACAGCGTTGCCTGCTACGTGAAATGGAGGACACGTTGGAGCGCTTTCGCGGTGATTTCTTCAAACTCTCGAACAGCGAATTAATGTCATACACGATTTTACTATTGAGTCTTATAGAGCAGGTGGCCGAGTGTGCCGCCAATCGTTTATGCGATCATTTTGTGAATTCATATTTCGCTGGCACCTTTAAGCTGCTGCTGCAATCCGGTTCGGCCTTGCGCATAATACAAATGCTAGCTATGTGGGCGTGGATTAATTTACAAATGGAATATGTGCAAAAGGCGCAG ATCAAAGTAAAATTGATTGAATACATACTGGGTGAAAAAACTATCGAAGATTTGCGGCAATTGAGTGAAGCACGCGCCGTTGAAAAGAAACTGGCAGTTCCAAACACTTACAACACATTGGAGTTGCTGCATTCGGGCATGGAGCCGCTGCGCAAAATGATACCGTTGCATGCATCGCCCACAAAAATG CTCAAAATGCAACTTAGCCCATCAATACAGCGAGAAAATGGTCTTACACGCTTTCTCCAAATAGCCTGCAACGATACGTTGCAACAATATGAGATTCTACAATGGTGTTGCTTTATGGTCGGTTGCTTGAATGCCAGACTATACTTTCTTGTCGATAATCATGACAAACTGGAGGATTTCTATGAAACTAGTCAGCAATGGTTGGAAACGCATCAGCAAAACAATTTCCTACGTATTAATTTCCAGAATATACAACTGTTGAACTTGCAACACTACGTCAACTATCTGCGTACGCataagaaatacgaaaaggcCTTAAGTTGTCTGCAAGCGGGTCTGCAGCGCTACACTAGTGTAAAGGGAAATGTTGATACCGTTTATCACATTAATTTTCTCTTACAATTGCGCGCTACAAAGAAAGAGATGTCCATGCAGAAAGAAAGTAAGAGTCAGGGTGGCTTGCGGCGCGCGCTGGCATTTAATGTGTCACCCGATTTGGGAGACGTGACGGTGTTGGCAAAGGAAGTGCCAGCAGCAGTTAAAACGGGGAAAAAGCTGCCAACTGCTGCTTTCAAAATATACGACAGTGACGAGAGTCTAAACAAACATACGCCTAGGCGTGCTGTTGTGCGGCTGCCAGAGGTTAGCAAAACCAAAGAGAAAATGTTGACTTTGACGGCGAGAAAAGCGAAAAAACTTTTGGCCACTGAAACGCCAGCCAAAAACGgtgctaaaagtgtaaaaggAAGCACACAATCGCTGACAGCAAGAAAGCTGCGCGAAATTAGAGCTGCTGCTAACGATTCGTCCAGCCATTCGTCGAATTCTACGCCCGATTCTGATATCGACAATATACTGAATCGTTGTCAACGCATCGAATCTGTGGATCTGTTGGATAGTGATGATGCGAGTAGTAAACAGAGTGAGGCATTAAATATCCAAACCAGCGCCAGTGCCATATTAAGCAAAAAGTGTAGTGCTACCAAAGCTAGTCGCCACAATGAGAATCTTTCGAATATTTGTCGTAAATTTGAATCCATAGACTTGGCTGGCGACGATGAGCCCACATTAGTGCCAAATAAGAGCTGCACACCCAAACTGAAAGAAGCAAAGAAGCGCAAAGAACAAACGCCCGAAGTTATTGCTGTTTCCGACGACAACACCGATACTTTCAAAACGCCCGATTCGACTTTCGGTAAACTAACAGCACCGCCAAAAACCACAAATGCCAAAGGCACCACCAAAAAAGCACCGCGTGCTGCACCAACCAAGCGCCGAAGTAAAGAAACGAATGCAAAGTCCGCCTCAGCAGAAGTGAGCGTGTCCGCCAGCAGCGAGACAACCACACTCGTCCCAAGCGAACCACAAATACAAGTTGTAGAAAGGATCAAAGTAACCGAGGATAAAAAGTCGACTACGACGAAATCACGCACTCGTACTAAAACCGAAGTACGCACCCTGAAAGTGATCACAATGGAGACAGAAATTAAGATTTTATCACCTACCGCACAAACCGCAAGCAAGGCGAAGGAGCATGCAAGCACGAACAGCACAACTCGTGGTCGCGCACGCGCAACCCGAAAGGCACCGACCAGCAATAACGATGAAAACGTTGCACCACCCGTGACCGTTAGCAGAACGTTGAGCAGGCGTGCCAGGCaatag
- the LOC120771581 gene encoding putative sodium-coupled neutral amino acid transporter 10 isoform X2 — protein sequence MGDLGPQIVTKMFSLNSADFPHLRTWVMIAVTVFCILPLAMLKNVDSLSTVCAASIGFYVCLVVKIVLESEAHIVTHDWVEKVEYWRPAGILQCLPIFSMALSCQMQLFEVFESINNQSVEKLNGIVRNATWICTFVYIAVGFFGYVAFCTQTFSGNILMNFSPSFGSDVIKVGFVLSVAFSFPLVIFPCRASIYSLLYRKGHTDNSGYIPETRFKVITTCLVGCALCIALMIPSVELVIGLVGSTIGVAICIMFPAFCFRKIVKKDSTERSLAQFIFISGFCLMILGTFANLNAIDEQRSGAHLHVVNELENTNLLRPTDKIALDSAVAQPQIDKLRVEKTLVDLQLKDNNLEPEAKKKSEYLMSATPVQTISQPAAVVINKNAELPKANAIAEKPENTLNAKPLKPEAPLIVEALMPKDEAAEVGESIKQPVAEEAPSELKPLQQNPLPHEAVAAQQPNMETLPKLEEQNAPENQQPQTIDKDAIKKDEEIAAEELKNGQKLAKSNNDVELKETRKELKKTKELLERTVDQLKHELAKQNEETQNMVAETLEKVVQKVEQIEKKVQHNAPAEAQAPAPAPEPVPEPENKELSDSSPQQAAVNAPQESIVAPKQEEEPAKMPNVSNRLDERPSLLSILSEQQADVREPQHVYEPLSYKTGELIEKAKNGSHLETRLPLPLAVLFNASSLNTNNKSNNVQTRDVGDKYPLNATQHTADNANATINLKTDNATQLKANETASAGVAPPSSDKEKENVEAIRREILQLKSEQLKEFPTFGVTDTDIDIIAANAEHIRRKRANTPNFAEIDTKMQSNNCLTTPKVDQMLAQSGISNAINLKSQTFGRELRSVREENESQL from the exons ATGGGTGATTTAGGACCGCAAAtcgttacaaaaatgttttcactTAACTCGGCGGATTTTCCACACCTACGCACGTGGGTGATGATAGCTGTAACCGTTTTCTGCATATTGCCCTTGGCAATGTTGAAAAATGTTGATAGCCTTTCAACAGTATGTGCTGCATCGATTGGATTTTACGTCTGTTTGGTCGTGAAGATTGTACTGGAATCCGAGGCACATATTGTAACACATGATTGGGTGGAGAAAGTGGAGTATTGGCGACCTGCAGGTATTTTACAATGCTTACCGATCTTCAGTATGGCGCTGTCATGTCAAAT GCAACTTTTTGAAGTGTTCGAGAGCATCAATaaccaaagcgtggaaaaattgAATGGGATTGTACGTAACGCCACTTGGATTTGCACTTTTGTGTATATAGCCGTCGGATTCTTTGGTTATGTCGCCTTTTGTACTCAAACCTTTTCGG GCAATATTTTGATGAACTTTTCACCCTCCTTTGGCAGCGATGTTATAAAAGTTGGATTTGTGCTTTCGGTTGCATTCAGTTTTCCGCTCGTCATATTCCCCTGCCGTGCCAGTATTTACTCGCTACTCTATCGCAAG GGCCACACTGATAACAGTGGTTATATACCAGAGACTCGCTTCAAAGTCATAACCACCTGTCTGGTGGGTTGTGCACTCTGCATTGCACTAATGATACCGTCCGTGGAGCTAGTTATCGGTTTGGTGGGCTCCACAATTGGCGTAGCGATTTGTATAATGTTTCCGgcattttgttttcgaaaaatcgtGAAAAAAGACTCGACAGAGCGTTCTTTGGCGCAGTTTATATTCATTAGCGGTTTTTGTCTCATGATTTTGGGCACGTTTGCCAATTTGAATGCCATCGATGAACAGCGTTCGGGTGCGCATTTACATGTAGTTAACGAATTGGAAAATACGAATTTATTGCGACCAACTGATAAAATAGCCTTGGACTCAGCGGTAGCACAACCGCAAATAGATAAACTGAGAGTGGAGAAAACACTTGTTGATTTGCAGTTAAAAGATAATAATTTAGAGCCGGAGGCAAAGAAAAAGTCTGAATATTTGATGAGTGCCACACCTGTGCAAACGATATCGCAGCCAGCGGCAgttgttattaataaaaacgCAGAATTACCGAAAGCAAATGCGATAGCTGAAAAACCTGAGAATACATTGAATGCAAAGCCACTTAAACCGGAGGCGCCACTTATAGTTGAGGCGTTAATGCCAAAAGACGAAGCTGCGGAAGTAGGCGAAAGCATAAAGCAACCAGTTGCAGAAGAAGCGCCGTCGGAACTGAAGCCGCTGCAGCAGAATCCGCTACCACATGAAGCGGTAGCGGCGCAACAACCAAATATGGAAACACTACCGAAGCTAGAAGAGCAAAATGCGCCGGAAAATCAGCAACCGCAAACAATAGATAAAGATGCTATCAAGAAGGATGAGGAAATTGCCGCTGAGGAGTTGAAAAATGGACAAAAGTTGGCGAAAAGCAACAATGATGTGGAACTCAAAGAGACGCGCAAAGAACTGAAAAAGACCAAAGAACTGTTGGAACGCACTGTGGATCAGTTGAAGCATGAACTGGCCAAACAGAATGAGGAGACGCAGAATATGGTGGCTGAGACGTTGGAGAAGGTGGTGCAAAAGGTGGAACAAATCGAAAAGAAGGTGCAGCATAATGCGCCTGCCGAAGCGCAAGCACCTGCGCCAGCGCCCGAGCCAGTGCCAGAGCCAGAGAATAAAGAACTCAGTGACTCGTCACCGCAGCAAGCGGCAGTTAATGCACCGCAAGAAAGCATAGTAGCGCCTAAACAAGAGGAAGAGCCAGCTAAAATGCCAAACGTATCAAATCGTCTGGACGAAAGACCATCGCTGCTGAGCATACTTTCAGAACAGCAAGCAGATGTGCGCGAACCGCAACATGTTTATGAACCGCTATCTTATAAAACCGGCGAACTTATTGAGAAGGCTAAAAATGGCAGTCATTTGGAAACGCGTTTGCCGTTACCTTTAGCCGTTTTATTCAATGCCTCGTCCTTGAACACCAACAACAAGTCAAATAATGTACAAACACGGGACGTGGGCGACAAATATCCCTTGAATGCCACACAACACACCGCCGATAATGCCAATGCTACCATTAATCTTAAGACTGATAATGCGACACAACTAAAAGCAAATGAAACAGCTTCCGCGGGTGTAGCTCCACCATCCAGTGACAAGGAGAAGGAAAACGTGGAGGCTATACGCCGCGAAATACTGCAATTAAAGTCCGAGCAACTGAAGGAATTTCCAACGTTTGGCGTAACGGACACTGACATCGACATAATAGCGGCGAATGCGGAGCATATAAGGCGCAAGCGTGCGAATACGCCCAACTTTGCGGAGATCGATACGAAAATGCAAAGCAATAATTGTTTAACAACACCCAAGGTTGACCAAATGCTGGCGCAGAGTGGCATAAGCAATGCGATAAATTTGAAATCGCAAACTTTTGGGCGTGAGTTGCGCTCCGTAAGAGAGGAGAATGAGTCGCAGCTTTAA